In one Brassica oleracea var. oleracea cultivar TO1000 chromosome C9, BOL, whole genome shotgun sequence genomic region, the following are encoded:
- the LOC106318689 gene encoding L-ascorbate oxidase-like isoform X2, giving the protein MGVWWIVVVAILAHTASAAVREYHWEVEYKFGFPDCKEGMVMAVNGQFPGPTIHALAGDTIVVHLTNKLATEGLVIHWHGIRQLGSPWADGAAGVTQCAITPGETFTYKFTVDKPGTHFYHGHYGMQRSAGLYGSLIIDAAKGKREPLRYDGEFNLLLSDWWHESVLSQELGLSAKPMRWIGEAQSILINGRGQFNCSLAAQFSNATAQFSNTSLPMCKFKKGDQCAPQRLHVEPNKTYRIRLASSTGLASLNFAVQGHKLVVVEADGNYITPFTTSDVDIYSGETYSVLLTTDRDPSQNYWISVGVRGRKPKTPPALTVLHYVTAPSSQPPSSPPPETPRWNDFDRSKNFSKKIFSAMGSPPPPRKFRKRLILLNTQNLIEGETKWALNNVSLVVPATPYLGSVKYKLRRGFDRKPPPPNFPMDYDIMNPPRNRNTTKGNGIYVFPFNVTADVILQNANGLDANASEIHPWHLHGHDFWVLGYGEGKFRPGIDEKTYNLKNPPLRNTVPLYPYGWTALRFVTDNPGVWFFHCHIEPHLHMGMGVVFAEGLNRIGKVPDEALGCGLTKQFLMNRNNP; this is encoded by the exons ATGGGTGTGTGGTGGATAGTGGTGGTGGCTATCTTGGCTCACACGGCGTCTGCCGCCGTGAGAGAGTATCATTGGGAGGTTGAGTACAAGTTCGGATTTCCCGACTGCAAAGAAGGTATGGTCATGGCCGTCAACGGCCAGTTTCCCGGTCCCACCATACACGCCCTCGCTGGAGACACCATCGTCGTCCATCTCACCAACAAACTCGCCACCGAAGGCCTTGTCATTCATTGGCATGGAATTCGTCAG TTGGGAAGTCCATGGGCAGATGGAGCAGCTGGAGTTACTCAGTGTGCGATTACCCCTGGCGAGACTTTCACCTACAAATTCACTGTTGATAAG CCGGGAACACATTTCTACCATGGGCACTACGGCATGCAGAGATCAGCTGGGCTATACGGATCATTGATTATAGACGCAGCGAAAGGGAAGAGAGAGCCACTGAGATATGACGGAGAGTTTAATCTCTTGCTAAGCGATTGGTGGCATGAGAGTGTTCTCTCCCAGGAACTCGGTCTTTCTGCCAAACCTATGCGCTGGATCGGTGAAGCTCAG AGCATATTGATCAATGGGAGAGGACAATTTAATTGTTCATTGGCGGCGCAATTCAGCAACGCGACGGCACAGTTCAGCAATACGTCGTTACCTATGTGCAAGTTTAAAAAAGGAGATCAATGCGCACCACAGAGACTACACGTGGAGCCTAACAAGACTTACCGAATCAGACTCGCCAGCTCCACCGGTCTTGCCTCCCTCAACTTTGCTGTTCAG GGACACAAGCTAGTGGTGGTGGAGGCCGACGGCAACTACATCACACCGTTCACCACCAGCGATGTCGATATATATTCCGGCGAGACCTACTCCGTCCTCCTCACCACCGATCGAGACCCTTCCCAAAACTACTGGATCTCCGTCGGCGTTCGCGGCCGGAAACCAAAGACACCTCCAGCACTCACTGTCTTACACTACGTAACCGCCCCTTCTTCCCAACCCCCTTCATCTCCGCCGCCGGAGACTCCGAGATGGAACGATTTCGATCGGAGCAAGAACTTCTCGAAGAAGATCTTCTCCGCGATGGGATCGCCACCGCCGCCGAGGAAATTCAGAAAACGGCTGATCCTCCTCAACACTCAGAACTTGATCGAGGGTGAAACCAAATGGGCTCTCAACAACGTCTCTCTCGTGGTTCCGGCGACGCCGTATCTCGGATCCGTCAAGTACAAACTGAGACGCGGATTCGATCGTAAGCCGCCGCCGCCGAATTTCCCGATGGATTACGACATCATGAATCCGCCGCGAAACCGTAACACGACGAAGGGAAACGGGATCTACGTTTTTCCGTTTAACGTAACCGCCGACGTGATTCTCCAAAACGCTAACGGCTTAGACGCAAACGCGAGCGAGATCCATCCGTGGCATCTCCACGGGCACGATTTTTGGGTTTTGGGTTACGGCGAAGGGAAGTTCCGTCCAGGAATTGATGAGAAGACGTATAATTTGAAAAATCCGCCGTTACGGAACACGGTGCCGTTGTATCCGTATGGATGGACGGCGTTGAGATTTGTAACGGACAATCCTGGGGTTTGGTTTTTTCATTGTCACATTGAACCGCATTTGCATATGGGTATGGGTGTGGTTTTCGCTGAGGGATTAAACCGGATTGGTAAGGTACCTGATGAGGCGTTAGGTTGCGGTTTAACCAAGCAATTTCTGATGAACCGGAATAACCCTTAG
- the LOC106318689 gene encoding L-ascorbate oxidase-like isoform X1, with the protein MGMWWIVAVAILAHTASAAVREYHWEVEYKFGFPDCKEGMVMAVNGQFPGPTIHALAGDTIVVHLTNKLATEGLVIHWHGIRQLGSPWADGAAGVTQCAITPGETFTYKFTVDKPGTHFYHGHYGMQRSAGLYGSLIIDAAKGKREPLRYDGEFNLLLSDWWHESVLSQELGLSAKPMRWIGEAQSILINGRGQFNCSLAAQFSNATAQFSNTSLPMCKFKKGDQCAPQRLHVEPNKTYRIRLASSTGLASLNFAVQGHKLVVVEADGNYITPFTTSDVDIYSGETYSVLLTTDRDPSQNYWISVGVRGRKPKTPPALTVLHYVTAPSSQPPSSPPPETPRWNDFDRSKNFSKKIFSAMGSPPPPRKFRKRLILLNTQNLIEGETKWALNNVSLVVPATPYLGSVKYKLRRGFDRKPPPPNFPMDYDIMNPPRNRNTTKGNGIYVFPFNVTADVILQNANGLDANASEIHPWHLHGHDFWVLGYGEGKFRPGIDEKTYNLKNPPLRNTVPLYPYGWTALRFVTDNPGVWFFHCHIEPHLHMGMGVVFAEGLNRIGKVPDEALGCGLTKQFLMNRNNP; encoded by the exons ATGGGTATGTGGTGGATAGTGGCGGTGGCTATCTTGGCTCACACGGCGTCTGCCGCCGTGAGAGAGTATCATTGGGAGGTTGAGTACAAGTTCGGATTTCCCGACTGCAAAGAAGGTATGGTCATGGCCGTCAACGGCCAGTTTCCCGGTCCCACCATACACGCCCTCGCTGGAGACACCATCGTCGTCCATCTCACCAACAAACTCGCCACCGAAGGCCTTGTCATTCATTGGCATGGAATTCGTCAG TTGGGAAGTCCATGGGCAGATGGAGCAGCTGGAGTTACTCAGTGTGCGATTACCCCTGGCGAGACTTTCACCTACAAATTCACTGTTGATAAG CCGGGAACACATTTCTACCATGGGCACTACGGCATGCAGAGATCAGCTGGGCTATACGGATCATTGATTATAGACGCAGCGAAAGGGAAGAGAGAGCCACTGAGATATGACGGAGAGTTTAATCTCTTGCTAAGCGATTGGTGGCATGAGAGTGTTCTCTCCCAGGAACTCGGTCTTTCTGCCAAACCTATGCGCTGGATCGGTGAAGCTCAG AGCATATTGATCAATGGGAGAGGACAATTTAATTGTTCATTGGCGGCGCAATTCAGCAACGCGACGGCACAGTTCAGCAATACGTCGTTACCTATGTGCAAGTTTAAAAAAGGAGATCAATGCGCACCACAGAGACTACACGTGGAGCCTAACAAGACTTACCGAATCAGACTCGCCAGCTCCACCGGTCTTGCCTCCCTCAACTTTGCTGTTCAG GGACACAAGCTAGTGGTGGTGGAGGCCGACGGCAACTACATCACACCGTTCACCACCAGCGATGTCGATATATATTCCGGCGAGACCTACTCCGTCCTCCTCACCACCGATCGAGACCCTTCCCAAAACTACTGGATCTCCGTCGGCGTTCGCGGCCGGAAACCAAAGACACCTCCAGCACTCACTGTCTTACACTACGTAACCGCCCCTTCTTCCCAACCCCCTTCATCTCCGCCGCCGGAGACTCCGAGATGGAACGATTTCGATCGGAGCAAGAACTTCTCGAAGAAGATCTTCTCCGCGATGGGATCGCCACCGCCGCCGAGGAAATTCAGAAAACGGCTGATCCTCCTCAACACTCAGAACTTGATCGAGGGTGAAACCAAATGGGCTCTCAACAACGTCTCTCTCGTGGTTCCGGCGACGCCGTATCTCGGATCCGTCAAGTACAAACTGAGACGCGGATTCGATCGTAAGCCGCCGCCGCCGAATTTCCCGATGGATTACGACATCATGAATCCGCCGCGAAACCGTAACACGACGAAGGGAAACGGGATCTACGTTTTTCCGTTTAACGTAACCGCCGACGTGATTCTCCAAAACGCTAACGGCTTAGACGCAAACGCGAGCGAGATCCATCCGTGGCATCTCCACGGGCACGATTTTTGGGTTTTGGGTTACGGCGAAGGGAAGTTCCGTCCAGGAATTGATGAGAAGACGTATAATTTGAAAAATCCGCCGTTACGGAACACGGTGCCGTTGTATCCGTATGGATGGACGGCGTTGAGATTTGTAACGGACAATCCTGGGGTTTGGTTTTTTCATTGTCACATTGAACCGCATTTGCATATGGGTATGGGTGTGGTTTTCGCTGAGGGATTAAACCGGATTGGTAAGGTACCTGATGAGGCGTTAGGTTGCGGTTTAACCAAGCAATTTCTGATGAACCGGAATAACCCTTAG